The Coleofasciculus sp. FACHB-T130 nucleotide sequence GGTTCGACTTGTGGATTAATGGCGGCAATTTTAGCTACCTGTGGTGAGGGAGACAAAATTATTCTGCCTCGGAATATCCATTCCTCGGCAATCCACGGCTTAATCATTTCGGGTGCGATTCCGATTTTTGTGAATCCAGAATACGACCTAGAGCTAAATATTGCCCACAGTATCACCCCATCGGCGGTAGCAGACGCCCTGCAACAGCATCCGGACACCAAGGCGGTGATGATGGTTTACCCGACTTACTATGGCGTTTGCGGGGATATCAGAGCGATCGCGCAAATTGCTCATCAGCACGGTATCCCTTTGCTCGTAGACGAAGCCCACGGTGCCCATTTTGCCTTTCATCCAGATTTGCCCACTTCTGCCCTCGCCGCTGGAGCCGACTTAACGGTACAATCCACCCACAAGGTACTGGGGGCACTCACCCAGGCATCAATGCTGCACGTCCAAGGCAATCGAGTCAATCGCGATCGCTTGAGCAAAGCTTTACAACTGTTACAGTCTACCAGTCCCAGCTATTTGTTGTTGGCTTCCCTGGATGCAGCACGTCAGCAAATGGCATTGCATGGGAAAGCGCTAATGGAGAAAACCTTACACTTGGCTGAGGAAGCGATTACCCAAATTAGCCAAATTTCTGGGTTATCCGTGTTAAGAACTGCCAATACACCGGGTTTTGTTGCTCTTGACAAAACGCGGCTGAGTGTGAAAGTTTCTGACTTAGGTTGGACGGGATTTGAAGCGGATGAAATTCTCCATCAACAGCTAGGCGTGACTGCTGAGTTACCATCGCTGCACAGTTTGACTTTTATCATCAGTTTGGGAAACACTCCATCTGATATTGTGCAGATGGTATCGGCACTCCGAATTTTAGTGCAGGAGCGATCGCCCACCACATCAATAGCCCCATACCTGGATGTCTTCACCCGGTGGAAAGCTGAATTTCTCCAGATTCATCCTTCATCCTTCGTGCTTCATCCTTCCATCTCTCCCCGTCAAGCATTTTTTTCCCAAACCCAAACGTTGCCGGTGGAAAAGACTGTAGAACGCATCAGTGCCGAACTTATTTGTCCCTATCCACCCGGAATTCCCGTGTTGATGCCAGGGGAAGCGATCGCTCCCTCCGCCTTGGATTACCTGCAACAGATTCTCGCCTTGGGTGGAAGTATTACGGGTTGTAGCGATCCGACCCTCAAAACGTTAAAGGTTGTTCGCTAATTGGAGACAGGCTTAAACTCAAAACTTAGACGCGAGCGATCGCGTCTCTACTACTCAAAACTTCAGACGCGATCGCTCGCGTCTCTACTACTCAAAACTTAAAACTTTCTATGTGGCCCTACGTAACTCCTGGTATCCCAGATGACCTCTTCGAGCGGTTGCCCGGTATTCCCCTCAGCAAGCGCGAGGTGCGGTTGCTGTTGATTTCCTTACTCAGACTCAAACCCGATTCTGTGTTGTGGGATATTGGCGCGGGAACCGGCACGATCCCCGTAGAAACCGGCTTATTGTGTCCAAAAGGTCGAATTATTGCCGTAGAACGCGATGAGGAAGTGGCAAGTTTGATTCGTCGTAACTGCGATCGCTTTGGGGTTCGTAATGTCGAAGTCGTTGAAGGAAGCGCCCCAGAGTGCCTAAAAGACTTACCCGTTCCCCCCCATCGGGTTTGCATCGAAGGCGGACAACCCATCAAGGATATTCTCAAGGTCGTTTGGCAATACTTAGAACCCCAAGGTAGGGTGGTTGCAACGGCGGCTAATCTAGAAAGTCTCTATGCCGTTTCCGAAGGCTTCGCCGAATTACAAGCTCGAAATATCGAGGTGGTTCAATCTGCCGTCAATCGTTTGGAAACGCGAGGCACCCATCAGATATTTGCCGCAGTCAATCCAATTTTTATCTTGAGTGGCGAGAAACTGGATTGAAAATCTTAATCCTAAAGGCTAGAGCAGCATTCTTGACGATTGAGAACACAAAAATTCCCGTTAAGATGCGTACCATCAAGAAATTTATTTTTTGTCGGGATTGACGAACGGTGTCAGGAGAAATGAGCAGGATGCTGAAAAAAAGCGTTGGCTTTATTCTAAATTAACGGCACCAATTGCCTAAATCTGTTTTAGATCGGTTAAAGTGTGCAAAAGTAATTCTTAATCTTATTAAGACTAGATTAACTTCGTTGTTGCGGTCTCAAGAGCGCATCTTATGCCTTGGTCTCGTATTTTTAGTGGAATAGTCGCGATCGCTGTCGCCCTCCTGATGCTCTTTTTTGGAGGATGGTTCTTTACAGTTGGTCTGTGCATCATCGTCTATCTCGGTCAGTTAGAGTATTTTCAGATGGCGCGAGCCAAGGGCATGGCACCCGCTGGCAAAACTACTCTGGTAGTGAGCCAAGTTCTGTTAATCACAGCGTCTCTGGCACCAGCCTTGACAGATGCCATGTTTCCCCTGGCAGGAACGTTGATTTGTTTCTATCTTCTGTTTCAGCCCAAGCTTGCCACAATTGCCGATATTTCCGCCTCTATATTGGGGTTGTTCTACGGCGGCTATCTGCCCAGCTACTGGGTGCGCCTGCGCGTCGGACTCGCTCCCGCGATCGCGATTGCAGAGCCATTGAATGGCTATTTGCCCGCTTCCTGGCACGAACTTAGCACTTTGCCCCAAGGTTTGACGGCAACGCTTTTGGCCTTCCTCTGTATTTGGGCTGCTGATATCGGTGCTTACATCTTTGGTAAATTCTTTGGTCGCACGCGCCTTTCTGAGATTAGCCCCAAAAAGACTGTCGAAGGAGCTGTATTTGGGGTTCTCGGCAGTGTGGTAGTGGCAATCGCTGGAGCTTGGTATCTGAATTGGCCCAGTTGGCAGTTCAGTGGATTGGCTTTAGGGCTGCTGGTTGGGATTGCGAGCTTGCTGGGAGACTTAACGGAGTCGATGATGAAGCGAGATGCTGGGGTAAAGGACTCAGGGCAACTGATTCCGGGTCACGGCGGCATTTTAGATCGGGCTGATAGTTACGTGTTTACCGCTCCCCTGGTGTATTATTTCGTCACACTCTTGTTACCTTTATTACCCCGCTAGAAAAGTCTTTCTACACGATTGGGGCACACGATTGGGGCAATTAGTAAGCAAAGTTTAGTAGTGAAAATCTCTTTTATCTGCCTCTTTTGTGTCCTCAGTCCTAGTCAACCCTCCGTCCTAACTCCTCAGTCCTCAGCCCTCAGTCCTAACTCCTAAGTCCTATTTTTATTCGGCTGGAATGACATTAATCCGTCCGCGACAAACTAACTGACCCGGAATCACAGTTAATTCCTGAATATCTACTTCTGGGCCTAAATCTATCTTGAATTCATCCAAATTGCCTCGCAGCAGTTCCTGTTGCGTCTCGATACAGGGGGACTCTAGAAGCAGTTCGTGAGGGCTAGCTAACTTTAGGCCTGTCCGCAGCACTAGAGGTGTGGCTTTACCTGATGGGTCTGTTAAAGTGCCGCTGAGTTTCAAACTTTCCGGATCGATGGTAATCTGTTGCCAACTGATTTGCTGGTCTTTTAAGATGTCAGCTGGGTGCGTTGGAACTGCTTGGAGTAGTGTCCCCAGTAAATCA carries:
- the cbiT gene encoding precorrin-6Y C5,15-methyltransferase subunit CbiT — its product is MWPYVTPGIPDDLFERLPGIPLSKREVRLLLISLLRLKPDSVLWDIGAGTGTIPVETGLLCPKGRIIAVERDEEVASLIRRNCDRFGVRNVEVVEGSAPECLKDLPVPPHRVCIEGGQPIKDILKVVWQYLEPQGRVVATAANLESLYAVSEGFAELQARNIEVVQSAVNRLETRGTHQIFAAVNPIFILSGEKLD
- a CDS encoding aminotransferase class I/II-fold pyridoxal phosphate-dependent enzyme; its protein translation is MDFIPGSQTTTPLVDALQACAKKHHAPFYTPGHKRGQGISQRLADLLGSAVFPADLPELPELDNLFAPEGVIQEAQELAAAAFGAERTWFLVNGSTCGLMAAILATCGEGDKIILPRNIHSSAIHGLIISGAIPIFVNPEYDLELNIAHSITPSAVADALQQHPDTKAVMMVYPTYYGVCGDIRAIAQIAHQHGIPLLVDEAHGAHFAFHPDLPTSALAAGADLTVQSTHKVLGALTQASMLHVQGNRVNRDRLSKALQLLQSTSPSYLLLASLDAARQQMALHGKALMEKTLHLAEEAITQISQISGLSVLRTANTPGFVALDKTRLSVKVSDLGWTGFEADEILHQQLGVTAELPSLHSLTFIISLGNTPSDIVQMVSALRILVQERSPTTSIAPYLDVFTRWKAEFLQIHPSSFVLHPSISPRQAFFSQTQTLPVEKTVERISAELICPYPPGIPVLMPGEAIAPSALDYLQQILALGGSITGCSDPTLKTLKVVR
- a CDS encoding phosphatidate cytidylyltransferase, whose translation is MPWSRIFSGIVAIAVALLMLFFGGWFFTVGLCIIVYLGQLEYFQMARAKGMAPAGKTTLVVSQVLLITASLAPALTDAMFPLAGTLICFYLLFQPKLATIADISASILGLFYGGYLPSYWVRLRVGLAPAIAIAEPLNGYLPASWHELSTLPQGLTATLLAFLCIWAADIGAYIFGKFFGRTRLSEISPKKTVEGAVFGVLGSVVVAIAGAWYLNWPSWQFSGLALGLLVGIASLLGDLTESMMKRDAGVKDSGQLIPGHGGILDRADSYVFTAPLVYYFVTLLLPLLPR